A single genomic interval of Aureibacillus halotolerans harbors:
- a CDS encoding YpmA family protein has protein sequence MSDKGIQTLATVSLDNHKDLYKIVDLLNRTLKYDDLMFGLALDEKDKQQAVFTIYRT, from the coding sequence ATGAGTGACAAAGGAATACAAACGCTAGCAACCGTCTCATTAGACAACCATAAAGACTTATACAAAATCGTAGACTTACTCAATCGAACGTTAAAGTATGATGACCTCATGTTTGGTTTGGCGTTAGATGAGAAGGACAAGCAGCAAGCCGTGTTTACGATTTACCGTACTTGA
- the panD gene encoding aspartate 1-decarboxylase yields MMKSMMYAKLHNATVTEANLRYVGSITIDEDLLDQVGMIVHERVQVVNNNNGARLETYIIPGERGSGVICLNGAAARLVQEGDQVIIMAYGLFSAEELISFSPKIAILDQHNRVQQLISQEEASTIL; encoded by the coding sequence ATGATGAAATCGATGATGTATGCAAAGCTTCACAATGCCACTGTAACCGAAGCCAACCTTCGTTATGTAGGCAGCATTACGATCGACGAGGATTTGCTAGATCAAGTGGGAATGATTGTCCACGAACGCGTCCAAGTTGTGAACAATAACAATGGAGCAAGGCTGGAAACGTACATCATCCCAGGAGAACGAGGTAGTGGAGTCATTTGTTTAAATGGAGCAGCAGCGCGCCTTGTCCAAGAAGGCGATCAAGTGATTATTATGGCGTATGGACTATTTTCGGCGGAGGAGCTCATCTCCTTTTCTCCAAAAATCGCGATTTTGGACCAACACAATCGTGTCCAACAGCTCATCTCCCAAGAAGAAGCTAGTACGATCTTATAA
- the asnS gene encoding asparagine--tRNA ligase has protein sequence MNKTTIIEAKQCVGQQVTIGGWLNNKRSSGKIAFLQLRDGTGFIQGVVVKATDEEMFQKAKSLTQETSLYVQGLVKEDDRSPLGIELEVTGIEVIHEAVDYPITPKEHGTEFLMDHRHIWLRSKRQHAIMKIRNEIIRATFAFFQDRHFVKVDAPILTSTSAEGTTELFHTKYFDEDAYLSQSGQLYMEAAAMALGKVFSFGPTFRAEKSKTRRHLIEFWMIEPEMAFCTHEESLEVQETYVTSIVQAVLDNCQIELETLGRDTDVLEKIKAPFPRITYTDALALLHEKGFSDISWGDDFGAPHETAIAEAFDKPVFITHYPTSLKAFYMKPDPTNPDVVECADLIAPEGYGEIIGGSARIDDLALMEERYKEHGLDHESYSWYLDLRKYGSVPHAGFGLGLERTVAWISGTEHVRETIPFPRLLNRLTP, from the coding sequence ATGAATAAAACGACAATTATCGAAGCCAAGCAATGTGTTGGCCAACAAGTGACAATCGGAGGCTGGCTGAACAATAAACGCTCCAGTGGAAAAATCGCCTTCTTGCAGCTGCGTGATGGCACGGGGTTTATTCAAGGTGTCGTCGTCAAAGCAACGGATGAAGAAATGTTTCAAAAAGCGAAATCACTCACACAGGAAACATCTTTATATGTTCAAGGGCTCGTTAAAGAAGATGATCGATCCCCTTTAGGAATAGAGCTAGAAGTGACGGGAATAGAAGTCATTCATGAAGCGGTTGATTATCCGATCACGCCTAAGGAGCATGGAACAGAGTTTCTCATGGACCATCGCCATATTTGGTTGCGGTCAAAAAGACAGCACGCGATTATGAAAATACGTAACGAGATTATTCGTGCAACGTTTGCCTTTTTCCAAGACCGTCATTTTGTTAAAGTCGACGCACCGATTTTAACGTCAACGTCTGCCGAAGGAACGACCGAGCTGTTTCACACGAAATACTTCGATGAAGATGCCTATTTGTCACAGTCTGGTCAGTTGTATATGGAAGCTGCCGCAATGGCACTAGGCAAGGTATTTTCCTTTGGTCCGACATTTCGGGCAGAAAAATCGAAAACACGTCGTCATTTGATTGAGTTTTGGATGATAGAGCCTGAGATGGCATTTTGTACGCATGAGGAAAGCCTAGAAGTGCAGGAGACGTACGTCACTTCTATCGTTCAAGCAGTGCTTGACAATTGTCAGATCGAGCTTGAGACGTTAGGTCGCGACACGGATGTGCTTGAGAAAATTAAGGCGCCATTTCCACGCATTACATATACGGACGCTCTGGCGCTTTTACACGAGAAGGGTTTTTCGGACATTTCTTGGGGGGATGATTTTGGTGCACCTCATGAAACAGCCATTGCAGAGGCGTTTGATAAACCTGTCTTTATTACGCATTATCCTACGTCATTAAAAGCCTTCTATATGAAGCCAGATCCAACCAACCCGGACGTTGTAGAATGTGCTGATTTGATTGCTCCTGAAGGGTATGGGGAAATCATTGGTGGCTCTGCACGAATTGATGACCTTGCCCTCATGGAAGAGCGCTACAAAGAACACGGATTAGACCATGAGTCTTATAGTTGGTATTTAGACCTTCGGAAGTATGGGTCAGTGCCTCATGCGGGCTTTGGTCTAGGGTTAGAACGTACGGTTGCGTGGATCTCTGGTACGGAACATGTGCGCGAAACCATTCCATTCCCACGCTTGTTGAACCGCTTGACGCCTTAA
- a CDS encoding DnaD domain-containing protein, whose translation MDNEWFVRLMNEGNFSIPSVMMRSYRQLGLNDQEWMTIMHLWHLQQEGRLFPTPEEMAERMSATEEEVQTMLASFVRRGWIDIIDAADDRFMKAERYSLDPLFSRLFALISQQQKQKAEAKDEALEQELFFMFENEFGRALSPIEYETLGMWLDKDLYEPGLIKMALKEAVLSGKLSFRYIDRILFEWQKNNIQSVEQAQEHAKQFRARKKQSKPETEARKATIPFYNWLD comes from the coding sequence ATGGATAATGAATGGTTTGTGCGTTTGATGAATGAAGGAAATTTTTCAATTCCCTCGGTAATGATGAGATCATATAGACAGCTCGGACTTAACGATCAGGAGTGGATGACAATTATGCATCTTTGGCATCTTCAACAGGAAGGGCGCCTATTCCCTACACCAGAAGAAATGGCAGAACGCATGTCAGCGACGGAGGAGGAGGTTCAAACGATGCTTGCTTCCTTCGTTCGGCGTGGATGGATCGATATCATTGATGCAGCAGATGACCGGTTCATGAAGGCAGAGCGCTACTCCCTTGATCCGTTGTTTTCACGATTGTTTGCCCTCATCTCACAACAACAGAAGCAAAAAGCAGAAGCCAAGGATGAGGCGCTTGAGCAGGAACTCTTTTTTATGTTTGAAAATGAATTCGGTCGCGCATTATCTCCAATTGAATACGAAACGCTCGGCATGTGGCTGGATAAGGATTTATACGAGCCAGGGCTCATTAAGATGGCTCTAAAAGAAGCCGTATTAAGTGGTAAGCTAAGCTTCCGATACATTGATCGTATTTTGTTTGAATGGCAAAAAAACAATATACAATCGGTGGAACAGGCGCAAGAGCACGCAAAGCAATTCCGCGCACGGAAAAAGCAGTCCAAGCCTGAAACGGAAGCACGAAAAGCGACCATTCCTTTCTATAACTGGTTGGACTGA
- the panC gene encoding pantoate--beta-alanine ligase has translation MNQIRHAIDMQRWATQQRSDGKTIGFVPTMGFLHEGHAALLKQARLENDLVVLSIFVNPTQFGPNEDFETYPRSLETDLDVAKRHGVDVVFTPAASEMYPQRDLLASMSAGEAATKLCGASRPGHFDGVLIVVLKLFQLTQPNRAYFGRKDAQQVAVVKGMVKEYFLPIEIRTVATVREEDGLAKSSRNSRLTEGERQEASILYKSLSVVETLIKNAGDSTSSEAIENKWQAFLEENLSLGKVDYATLYSFPDLQPVKDLSAPWIAAVAVQFPSARLIDNVVKEGGEE, from the coding sequence ATGAACCAAATTCGCCATGCAATAGACATGCAACGTTGGGCAACTCAGCAGCGCAGTGATGGCAAAACGATTGGGTTTGTTCCAACAATGGGGTTTCTCCATGAAGGTCATGCAGCGTTGTTAAAGCAGGCAAGGCTGGAAAATGACCTTGTTGTCCTCAGCATTTTCGTTAACCCTACTCAATTTGGGCCTAATGAAGATTTTGAAACGTATCCACGGTCACTTGAAACAGATCTTGACGTTGCGAAACGACATGGGGTGGATGTCGTGTTTACACCGGCGGCAAGCGAGATGTACCCTCAACGTGACCTGCTTGCTTCCATGTCCGCAGGGGAAGCGGCAACGAAGCTATGTGGTGCTTCAAGACCGGGTCATTTTGATGGCGTTCTAATTGTTGTATTAAAGCTGTTTCAATTAACGCAACCCAACCGTGCGTATTTTGGTCGAAAGGATGCTCAACAAGTAGCTGTCGTAAAAGGCATGGTCAAGGAATATTTTCTGCCGATTGAGATACGTACCGTTGCCACTGTACGTGAAGAGGATGGCCTTGCGAAAAGTTCTCGAAATAGCCGCCTTACAGAAGGCGAACGTCAAGAGGCAAGCATCCTGTATAAAAGCTTAAGTGTAGTTGAGACATTAATAAAAAATGCAGGTGATTCTACGTCTAGCGAAGCGATTGAAAACAAGTGGCAAGCGTTTCTGGAGGAGAATTTATCCTTAGGCAAGGTGGATTACGCAACGTTGTACAGTTTTCCCGACCTTCAACCCGTTAAAGATCTGTCAGCGCCTTGGATTGCGGCGGTTGCTGTTCAATTTCCATCCGCTCGTCTAATCGATAATGTAGTAAAGGAGGGAGGAGAAGAATGA
- the nth gene encoding endonuclease III, with translation MLSKKQTKAAIETMGELFPEAECELIHRNSFELLIAVVLSAQCTDVLVNKVTASLFETYRTPEDFISVSLEQVQSDIRSIGLYRNKAKNIQGLSHELIEKYDSQVPHDRQALEALPGVGRKTANVVLSVAFNEPAIAVDTHVERVSKRLGICRWKDSVRQVEETLMDKLDEDMWSDAHHRMIFFGRYHCKSRQPNCPNCPLLPSCREGKKRLKEAAS, from the coding sequence ATGCTTTCAAAAAAACAAACAAAGGCTGCCATAGAAACGATGGGTGAATTGTTTCCTGAAGCAGAATGTGAGCTTATACATCGCAACTCCTTCGAGCTATTAATTGCTGTCGTTCTCTCAGCACAATGCACAGATGTGCTCGTAAACAAAGTGACAGCATCGTTGTTTGAAACGTACAGAACGCCAGAGGACTTTATTTCAGTTTCTTTAGAGCAAGTACAAAGCGATATTCGCTCGATCGGACTGTATCGGAACAAAGCGAAAAACATTCAGGGCCTCTCACATGAGCTCATTGAAAAGTACGACTCGCAAGTACCACATGATCGTCAGGCGCTTGAGGCATTGCCTGGTGTTGGCAGGAAAACAGCAAATGTCGTCCTTTCTGTAGCGTTCAATGAGCCGGCAATTGCGGTTGATACACATGTTGAACGGGTCAGCAAGCGTCTAGGCATTTGTCGTTGGAAGGATTCCGTACGGCAAGTGGAAGAGACACTAATGGACAAGCTTGATGAGGACATGTGGAGCGATGCTCATCATCGGATGATTTTTTTCGGGCGGTATCATTGCAAATCACGTCAGCCAAACTGTCCGAACTGTCCATTGCTCCCCAGCTGTCGTGAAGGAAAAAAACGGTTAAAGGAGGCGGCATCGTGA